Below is a genomic region from Raphanus sativus cultivar WK10039 chromosome 4, ASM80110v3, whole genome shotgun sequence.
GCAAACTATCTGCTCAAACCAAAagtattataatttcataactacaacagtttttcttttcaaaattactCCAACCTATTAGGATTAACTAACATacactttcaaacaaaaaaatctagaataaactttatgaatattacataaattcagttttaatttattttcctacGTAGACTTTTCAATCAGTCTACGACAGTGTAGACGTTCGTGTCAGTCTACGACAGTGTAGACGTCCGTGTCAGTCTactttttgggttagtttttgcaattgaaaattttacgggttactttttttatttgaccaGAAACTCATCCAAGTTTTGACTTTATACATTTAGACTTCCGTTTTAGTCTACCACATTAAAAaggttagtttttattattgacCAGAATTCACCCAAGTTTTGACTTTCGAAGgtagatttcatatgtagtCTACATGTTTCGTAGACTTCGAATAAGGTCTAACTTCAAAACCCATAGGttggttttgcaattgaccattGTTTGACTTTTGAATgtagatttcatatgtagtCTACAGATTCGTAGACTTCGCATAAGGTCTAACTTCAAAACCCATGGgttggttttgcatttgaccaaaataaatatgtagacttcacgaacagtctatatttttttgtgaaaaatgcgTAGACTGCATTGGAAgtctacaatttaaaaaatatttattttatttaaaaacattttagtcaaatacaaaactaacctattCAACGAAGTCAatgttttggtcaaatgcaaaacagACCTTAAGTAGACTTCATTGGCAGACTACATTTCGTAGACTTCCGTTGAAGTCTACTTAAGAAAGTCAAAAGTTCGGTCAAATGTAAAACCAACCTCTTTTACGTAGCCGTCTTGGTAGGTCTacgtagatttttgtttttgtagtcaAAGGTAAGGATGTAGACTGCTGGGGAAGTCtgcgttcaaaaaaaaagttaaaaaggtCAATTGCGAAACTGACTTGTTCGTTGACAAATAGACGGAATCGTACGTCTACACATTGGTGTAGACATATAAAGCAGTCTACCATCGCGACACAGACTGAAAAAGTGGTGAAAACCATGTAAACAGTTACCTTTTTCCGGTGTGAACCTCGATTCCGACCCTTTCAACCGTCCAAACTCATAAACTGAGCAAAAGGAAGCATCTTTGACGATTTACTAATGAAGAAACTCGAAAATGTGAAATTTGTgagatgaaaatgaaagttgtgAGAGTTTTTTAGATAGAAATGTAGAGGAAATGAAAGATTTGTTGAGTTAGAGAAGAGAAAAGTGGTTAAAATTGAGTTATTGAGCTTTTATGAGCTCAAAGATGGTGGTTCAATGGTGGTTGCAAAATTGAAGATGATGAcattgttgtaaataagaaaagatGATTAGGGTGTAATTGGTTTTTACTCATTttcgattttattaaaaaaaaaaaaataatggcagttttgtaaatatttcgaAAACATAAAGATGGTTTGGAAAATTCATTGATGAAtagtaatgagaaaaaaaaggggttggttttgcaattgacttgaATTCTTAGGTTAGTTGTGATAAAAGCCCTTGTATCTATCATACACCACATGcctaaataatttcaaaatctcTGTGAATATCCACTCATGTGAGGTAAGTATCTACTAACATAGGATGATGGTTAAAGAAGTTTGAAATCTTTGTTGTTTCCGTTTTTCTCAAAaatagagatttcatagtggtaTGTCTACATATTTAGgcaatatataaagtttaattaacttaattttgttaaaaaattagaatgattctcaATGTACCATGAAATACAGTTTACCATACATACATTATTATAAATGTATAAAGtggttagaaatttttaaacaacacCAATAATTATAAGCctcaaaaaataaagaatttaacCAAAAATTTCGTAGAAATTAATCcacatattttctgaaaaattttaaaatatgaaaattattttaaggcATATATGCATTGTAATTGACCTAGGATAATTGTCAAAGAAGTTCAAAACCTTTGTTATCTCGGTTTCTTAAAGTACATAGATTTCGTAGTGTTGGGTCAACTGGTTTAGGTAGTATATAAAGTTTTCCTAACTTAgttgttaaaaatattagaacgatgccatgtaccatgaaagaaaatttatcatacattaataaaaatgtagaaaatggttagaaatttttaaacaacactaataagtataaacttcaatatataggGCATTtaaccaaaaactcaatatttttataGGGTAACACccatatattttgagaaaaattcaaaaaaatgacaatattattttaatccaTAGATGCACCATATACTAACAAATTATAGTGGTCAAAGAAGTTTGACCGTTTTtctaaagaataaaaatttcataatcATTAGTCCAATAACGTAAGTAGTATATAAAAGTTttactaaaacaattttttaaaaattagaacgatGTTCATGAACCATGGAAGATAGTTTATGATAAATCAAGAATAAGATCTTCAAGGAAGAAAAAATCAGGTACTTCAGATGATTTGGGACATGAATCAATTTCAAAAACTAGAGGAAAGGAAACTATTTGAGCTTTATGAACTTAGGTCTGCCTTTAGACAAAcatttttgtttagaatttaaaaCTGTTGGGCTCAGCCCATTGAACAACATATAGAAGTTAGCAGTCTATATTTAGAAATAGAAAGCGTTAGACTAAGCCCATTTCACAACTTAAGTTAATTGATGTAtatgtttttggaaaaaaagtCGCTGGGCTGAGCCCATTACACAACGAATGGAAGTTGATTATCTTTGTTTCGTATTGGAGTTGTTAGATTCAGTTCATTAAACCACCTAGAATTAGAAATTGTCGGGCTCGGCCCATTGAACCACCTGTGCAATGATGACCGTTGTAATTTTGATCCGGACGTAGCCTCTTCACAAGAAACGATCTCTTGCTTCGTCATCATAATCTCTCAATCCTCTCAGACTCTTTATGAAGAGAAAAAGCAAGAAACTGTAGGAGAGTGATAATGTATAGGAGAACAAACATGCCGGAAAAAGTCAGCGACTTTTATTTGTGTGTTTCGTGAATACCCGATTCTCGGTGCGATTTGCGTTATGAATCTAAGAACAGATCGTGATgggtttcctttttttttggttctgtgAAACAGGTTTCCTGCAGATGGTTTAAAGATCAACACCCAAGAGCATGAACACTCGTAAAGATTACTATTAACCTGTCGTCATTCAAATCCGTGTAACTCGTTTCTTGTTTTACGAATCGCCTTTAATAATTTGTTGGGTTTTTGTTTCTGTTGCAGTTGTGTGTTTCTTGATTACATATGTTCAATTCTTAAGGAATCACCGAGAAATAGGAGAGAGAAACTGAATGGGAATTGTTTGTGACGCAAGATAAGAGCATGAACAATTGTAGAGGTTGCTTTTAACCTATCGTCATTCAAACCCGCCGTGTAAGTCGTTTCTTGTTTTACGAAATTGCGGTTCTAATCGCTCTCGCTTCTCTCTGTTTCTAGGGTTCGAAAGATAAAACTGCCGGAGATCGTTGTTTGTTGATTCCGACGGTGGGTTACGACACCACCGTTGaatcatctttttgtttttagtttttatgtatAGTTATGCCCTGTCGGTGTGGATTTGGTTCATGTTTGTACTCTTTCGCAGATCAGGTTCGGGATGGTCACTTTTGTAGGCGAAGATTCAGTGATGATAGTAGCTCTGGTCCGTGATTGAAGATCGGGTTGCTGCTGGTTCCATCGAGATTTAGCATGTTCATATCGAGGTTAGTGTATGGCTTTTGGTCACCTTCTCTTGCTCGACGTTTGTGTCTCTTCGATTATAGTTTTAGTGTGCGATTGTTCTTagcctgatttttttttcatggatTGATTTTGCCTTGTTAGGCTTAGGGTGGGTCTTCATCTGTTCCTGGTTTGTGTTGGTCATCTCAGTCTTCGATTATCCATTAGGTGTGCTGAATAAAAGGTTTTTCTCTCTTGTTTATATTAGTTCTTGGCTTTCTTCTGGGATGCAAAGTCTTTAATTTAATCTTGGGAGAAAATAATGTCGATTGATGGCTTATTCCCGCTCTTGGTTTTCTTTGTATGTTGTTAATTAAAGCTTGTTCATTGTGTTTCTAGTGACCTGTTCTTCCCTAGACTCAAATTGAATTTCAAAATACAGatcattgcttttttttttgttctctttcaGGTTCTGTACCTAGTTTGTGTTCACCAACTCAACGACAAGTTATGTGTTTCGCTGAATTGAAAATTTTGTCTGGGCTTATTATCTGAGGATGTTAATAATTTGATGTCGATGCGATCGGCCCAAACCCAGGtgcgtaattttttttttttaagtattgtTTGCATTTAATAGTTAATATTATCTATATTTTGAAGTCCATGGAATCGGCCCTATTTGAAATTATTAGGTCTATTATATGGGCTTACTTATACGATTTActattatttagaatttaaaatcaCTCAGATAGCCCAATATACATATCAataagtttttgaaaattttaggcTAATAAATTGGGCTTGATTATACAAGCTAACACCAGCTTTCAAGTAGTTAGCCTTAACCCAATACATATATTCACATATTATTGAATCATTATGACTTATAATATTATTCAGGTCCGCTTATTTTTCAAGTCAGCGGGCTACCCATTTTATATGTACGAATATTATTCATTTACTTTCTCGCAACTCGTATTATCGAAAAACCATAGGCTCTTTCATATATCAAATGTTTTCTAGATATAcattttttcttcattgttAATTTAATTTCTGTTTGCTTATTTGTTTTCAATATAACTTTTCTTTAACTTTCAAACATTTTTAGGAGAAATACATTTTTAACACTTATGATCACATATTACCACTTCTGTCGGTAATAAAAAGTTTTCCCTTCTATATAATCAATCCAAAACCTTTTCTTGTACGAACCTTTTTGTTTGAagtataatttttgtaaaagactttaaaatataaatattatacattactttaataaaaagttatgaattttttttgtgaaatttgtcaagtaaaacattttaaaaaagttttggtAGAAATTCTATTTTGTCAAAATTAGGTTTATAGAAGAAATTAGGGTTAGGTATCCAAGCGTAGGGTTAGAGTTTCCGAGCCTAGGGTTTAGGGTTCCGAGCCTAGGGTTTGGGTTCGGATTTAGAGGGTTGAGGGTCTAGGGTTGAGGGTCTAGGGTCTAGGGTTGAGGGTCTCGGGTCTGGGGTCTGGGGTCTCGGGTCTGGGGTCTCGGGTCTGGGGTCTCGGGTCTCGGGTCTCGGGTCTGGGGTCTCGGGTCTGGGATCTCGGGTCTGGGGTCTCGGGTCTTGGGTCTCGGGTCTGGGGTCTCGGGTCTCGGGCTGGGGTCTCGGGTCTGGGGTCTTGGGCTGGGGTCTCGGGTCTCGGGTCTGGGGTCTCGGGTCTCGGGTCTCGGGTCTGGGGTCTGGGGTCTGGGGTCTCGGTCTCGGGTCTGGGGTCTCGGGTCTGGAGTCTCGGGTCTGGGGTCCGGGGTCTGGGTCTCGGGTCCGGGGTCTCGGGTCTCGGGTCTGGGGTCCGGGGTCTGGGTCTCGGGTCTGGGGTCCGGGGTCTCGGGTCTCGGGTCTGGGTCTCGGGTCTCGGGTCGGGGTCTCGGGTCTGGGGTCTCGGGTCTGGGTCTCAGGTCTCGGGTCTGGGGTCTCGGGTCTCGGGTCTGGGGTCTCGGGTCGGGGTCTCGGGTCTGGGGTCTCGGGGTCTCGGGGTCTCGGGTCTCGGGTCTCGGGGTCTCGGGTATCGGGGTCTCGGGGCTCCGGTCTGGTTTTCTAGGTTCTGGGGTCTGGGTTTCGGGGTTCTGGGTATCGGGTTTCGGGGTTCTGGGTATCGGGTTTCGGGGTTCTGGGTTTCGGGGTTCTGGGTTCTGGGTCTAGGGTATAGGGTTCTAGGGTCTGGGTTTCGGGGTTCTAGGGTCTGGGTTTCGGGGTTCTGGGTTCTGGGGTATATGGTTTAGGGTTCagggtatagggtttagggttcagggttcagggtttaggttttagggtttagggtttagggtttagggtttggtaagagcaacactaatcaggttaCTCGGCACGGATCACTCTCTCGCCGTTACTCGGCACGGATCACTCTCTCGCCGTTACTCGGCACGGATCACTCTCTCGCCGTTACTCGGCACAGATCACTCTCTCGCCGTTACTCGGCACGGATCACTCTCTCGCTGTTACTCGGCACGGATCACTCTCTCGCCGTTACTCGGCACGGATCACTCTCTCGTCGTTACTCGGCACAGCTTGCTCTCTAGCAGTCACACGGCTCAGCTTGCTCTCTAGCAGTCACTCGGCTCTCTCCCTTGCCGTTACTCGGTGCATATCGCTCTCTCACAGTCAGTTTTGGCGATTTGATTGTGACGGTTCGTTCATGGTGGTACGTTCATGACGGTGTCTGTGGTGACTTGTCCTTGGTAGTTAGTCGACAGACACTTCATCCATGGCGACTCGCTCGGGTAGTTTAGAACACTGTCCACACAGATCGTTCACGCAACTATCCCCGAGTAAGATGTCCGATTGGAATCGAAGTATGTCTGTGACAGCTCGTCCGAGACAGTCCAACCATGACACTCCGTTTATGACAACCTAGCTATAACGATCTGTTCATGACAATTCGTCTACGACATGAGTGTGTGATGAGTTCATTGTCTCATAAACCCTATTCGTGAAATCTGCAGAGATCAGTTTCATCTCTCTCCGAACTTGGGGAACTTACTGTTGGGTATGGGATTGACACCCTCCAACAAGACCCATTAGACAATGAACAAGGCCCATATTACTGGGAAACCCTAGACAtctttcttctataaataaggaACTACTTCCTTATTAGAAAtgatcttctcctcttcttacACTAAGAACACACTTTCATAGAGATTTGTAGATCTTAAGGTTCACTTTACACTTGTAATCATCTTTGTAATAAACATTTAATCAATGAAATCTCTTTATATTCTTTTTCTCATTTGATTTCATTGTTGATTTCTTCTTAAACCTCAAGAATTTAAGAATCTAATTCTTGAATTCTTCATTGTTATGAATCCAACAAATACACCATTTTTGGATCAAACAGATAGGTCAGCGAGACTCCGACCTCGATAAATGGGCTTCTCGAACCATGTTTGAAACAGCACGAGTGGTACATGGCAGCAGCAAACTCTCTTTTCGCAcaaattcttctttttgtttccaGCAAGCCACACACTGATTGTCAAGTCATTCCCAGAAGCACAAGGTAAATAGGAAAAACACACaaattgaaaccaaaaacaCAAGAagtgagattaaaaaaaataagagcaAAAATGCAGAAAAACGGAATCATTTATTTCTACCCaaagttcagaaaaaaaaaaacgaaaataacATATAACGGTAATATAAGTCCGAAAATtcagagagagaaaaaacacAGGACTCTAACAAGTCTATTActgacaaaagaaaataacaacaCCTGAAAAAATTGCTTCAGAAAAAGCAAACATTCAACGGCTGAGATTTTCTCGTCAAATTTCAATCGATTTTGACAGAGGAAAACAGATAGTGGACGAAGTAAAAGGAAGTAAGGAAGCCAATGGTTCCTGTAGAGAGCATTATTGCAATGGCCATAAGCAGAGAGTAGCCAATGTAAAGCATAGCCGAGACCGGTCCGCTCAGACTTTGGAGATCGAACACCAAATAGTTGATGGAGTAAGCAAAGACATACAAGGCGACTGAACCAGATGCGAAGAAGGCTTTCCACCACCATCTCCAATCTTCCACGCAGAGGTGCATATAGGTCAACACCACTGATACCTCTGCACACACAACTACTAAAAGAAGCAGTACTATGAGTAAGAACCCAAATACGTAGTAGAATCTGCCTAACCATATGCTGGAGAATATGAAGAAGAGTTCAATGAATAGAGTTCCGAAAGGAAGTGTTCCTGCTCCAAGGACGAGAAGCCATGACGGGTATTTACGTTCTGGGATCTCCCTAGGAATCTGGTTGGTTCTCACTGGAAATTGAATTGCTTCTGCTCGCGTGCCTAAGAATCCTCCAAACAAGGTGAGAGGAACCGAGATGCAGAACCATAGAGCCAAGAGCTCAAAGTAGAGTGATATTGGGATGGCGCCAGTGCTGTTGCTGCTCCAGAGAAGGAAGTTCAACACTGTTAGTATAACAAAAGCAATACCCGGGAAGAAGCATGCGATGGACCAGGATAGTGATCTCCATCCTTCTGAAGTTCCTTTGACGGTTCTCCAGAGCCGGACACCAGCGTACCCAGCAGCAATACCCAAGAAAAGATAGAGAATAATCATCCCGGTTAGTAACATTCCTCTCGATGCAGGCGACATGAATCCTAGTGCTGCGAAAACAATAGTGACAACAGCCATTCCTGTAATCCGAACACCGTCTCCCACCATAATGCATAGAAGCTTTGAAAGTTCTGGTTCTCTGAACACATCTCCGACAACAAGTTTCCATCCAGAGAGCTCTTCGTTCATCTGTGCCTGCGCTTCCTTGTCCAGTTCCTCGTACTTTGTCAGATCTCTTCTCACTGTCCTCAGGAATATGACAAAGACTATACCGGCGAGAAAGACGATCACCATAAGCGAGTTCAGTATAGAGAACCAATGGACACGAGCACCTTCCATTTTTAAATAGGCATCCCATCTTGATGGCCATCTTGTCTCGCTTCTAACAAATTCGACTTCATAAGTGAAGGTTATCCTTTCAAGTTCTTTTATGATCTGGGCTTTGTCAAGCTCCAAGGGACAGTTAACTGATGGAACAGGGTCATACATGTGGAGTTTGGTCATTTTTTCGGCATCATACTTGACACTGCATGGAACAACCTCAAATCCAACTATCTCATAGCCCAGGGCCTTCTTTTTATCAGCTTCAGAGATGACACCCATACCTTCTTCACCGGTGCCAATGACCTCCATGACATTGCCTTCGTACTGATGGACCAAGACCTTAAACTTGAGGTGATTGATGATGTAATCATCATTGCTGTTGGGTGGCGAATATCCAACAGGGTATCCAGTCCACTGGATGGTAACCCCATTTTGCTTGGCGAATCTCAAAGCAGGCAAGTTGTCGAGAATCATATTCACTTGGTACAACTCGCGGGTTCTCTGTTTCAGGAGCTTGACCTCATGCTCGTTCAGAGGACTGGTGGTGCAGAGATAGAGAGACTCGTTGGTGTTCATCCGGAACCTATAGGCAGAGTTATCAATCTGATCCCCCATGAGAAGCTCCCCAAGATTCTCAGCACTTTTCTTGATGCCCTCGAGTGGTTTGCAGTAAGGAAGGCTATAGAAACTGAAAGGTAGCTCGGTTTCTATAGACGTCAAGGAATTGACTTTGGCCAAGATTGAGTCTCCGTTTGAATATGTGTGCATATAACTCCCTGGCAAGTAGAACCCATTG
It encodes:
- the LOC108854554 gene encoding transmembrane 9 superfamily member 12, with amino-acid sequence MYRVLVLLVFVGQLCNGFYLPGSYMHTYSNGDSILAKVNSLTSIETELPFSFYSLPYCKPLEGIKKSAENLGELLMGDQIDNSAYRFRMNTNESLYLCTTSPLNEHEVKLLKQRTRELYQVNMILDNLPALRFAKQNGVTIQWTGYPVGYSPPNSNDDYIINHLKFKVLVHQYEGNVMEVIGTGEEGMGVISEADKKKALGYEIVGFEVVPCSVKYDAEKMTKLHMYDPVPSVNCPLELDKAQIIKELERITFTYEVEFVRSETRWPSRWDAYLKMEGARVHWFSILNSLMVIVFLAGIVFVIFLRTVRRDLTKYEELDKEAQAQMNEELSGWKLVVGDVFREPELSKLLCIMVGDGVRITGMAVVTIVFAALGFMSPASRGMLLTGMIILYLFLGIAAGYAGVRLWRTVKGTSEGWRSLSWSIACFFPGIAFVILTVLNFLLWSSNSTGAIPISLYFELLALWFCISVPLTLFGGFLGTRAEAIQFPVRTNQIPREIPERKYPSWLLVLGAGTLPFGTLFIELFFIFSSIWLGRFYYVFGFLLIVLLLLVVVCAEVSVVLTYMHLCVEDWRWWWKAFFASGSVALYVFAYSINYLVFDLQSLSGPVSAMLYIGYSLLMAIAIMLSTGTIGFLTSFYFVHYLFSSVKID